Proteins from one Thaumasiovibrio subtropicus genomic window:
- a CDS encoding DUF2057 domain-containing protein, which produces MLPRLLRHGTFALAALASFSAAAQVTIALPQHGEWVLVNGVKAPEGQTITVENGWHQLAFRMRTDYRHNGDIELYTSPVQIVTFEAYDQTLDIDLPEIRNPNQARQFSRNPKFTIDDANQLPIAYNTDILTFEGFQIGRNYEQEIAQYNQTGGKAALQQAVAIANLPEGIEDNKQSAQTAVNSNVGENSATPDSESEMVAEMLNFWWDKADIETRAAFKAQISAE; this is translated from the coding sequence ATGCTTCCTCGCCTTCTACGACACGGCACTTTTGCACTTGCTGCGCTCGCATCATTCAGTGCAGCAGCACAAGTGACTATCGCGTTACCACAACATGGTGAGTGGGTACTCGTCAATGGTGTAAAAGCACCTGAAGGGCAGACCATCACTGTCGAAAATGGTTGGCACCAGTTAGCCTTTCGTATGCGCACGGATTACCGCCACAACGGCGATATTGAGCTTTATACTTCTCCTGTCCAGATCGTCACTTTTGAAGCCTACGATCAAACCCTAGACATTGATCTACCTGAGATTCGAAATCCCAATCAAGCGCGTCAGTTTAGTCGCAACCCAAAGTTTACTATTGACGACGCGAACCAACTTCCCATTGCTTACAACACTGATATCTTGACCTTTGAAGGTTTTCAGATTGGCCGGAACTACGAGCAAGAAATTGCCCAGTACAACCAAACGGGTGGAAAAGCCGCATTGCAGCAAGCCGTTGCCATCGCGAACCTGCCTGAAGGTATTGAAGATAACAAGCAAAGCGCTCAGACAGCGGTCAATAGCAACGTGGGCGAAAACAGTGCGACGCCAGACTCCGAATCTGAAATGGTCGCAGAGATGCTGAACTTTTGGTGGGATAAAGCGGATATCGAGACTCGAGCGGCATTTAAAGCCCAAATCAGTGCTGAGTAA
- a CDS encoding endonuclease/exonuclease/phosphatase family protein has product MAIRLAQFNVALSYSHAGKLNGLLDAENLDDRISRIASTLRLNRPDILLLAEFDHQGDEEATRTVERFVQRYCLGEDEALLGEPIDYPYSYVAESNTGRCCQTGLTHSGKPKLPADGIGFGEFLGQYNFVLLSRFPIDADQVKSWQNMAWRSMPHHHIPTNYYLPERESELPLSSKNHLLVPINVLGKQIHVLCCHPTPPVFDGDEKRNQRRNQDEIQLLIDIIDNATYLRSDQGGKGGLNDQCEFVVLGDLNNDPYDGEGEASVIHSLLSHPRLHRQVALGRQQPRSKGAFFHGISLQRQDVHRAGKSVFWTHLNGLRLDYVLPSAGLAVKDSGVFWPEKREPHRSLLEDARRRQLASVYSDHRLVWVDVDFKS; this is encoded by the coding sequence ATGGCTATCCGTCTGGCACAGTTTAATGTGGCCTTGTCCTATTCCCACGCAGGTAAGTTGAATGGCTTGCTTGATGCTGAAAACCTTGATGACCGAATTTCTCGAATAGCTTCAACACTCAGACTGAATCGTCCTGATATTCTTTTGCTCGCTGAATTTGATCATCAAGGTGACGAAGAAGCAACGCGCACTGTTGAGCGATTTGTGCAGCGCTATTGCTTGGGAGAGGATGAGGCCTTATTGGGTGAGCCCATCGATTATCCCTACAGCTATGTTGCAGAGAGTAATACCGGACGCTGCTGTCAAACCGGGTTGACGCATTCTGGTAAACCTAAGCTGCCAGCAGATGGTATAGGGTTTGGCGAGTTTCTAGGCCAGTATAATTTTGTACTCCTTTCAAGGTTCCCAATCGATGCTGATCAGGTGAAGAGTTGGCAAAACATGGCATGGCGGTCAATGCCTCATCATCACATCCCTACGAATTACTACTTGCCAGAACGTGAAAGTGAATTGCCTCTTTCGTCCAAGAACCATCTCCTTGTGCCTATCAATGTATTAGGGAAGCAGATACATGTCTTGTGCTGTCATCCGACGCCACCTGTGTTCGATGGCGATGAGAAGCGCAATCAACGTCGCAACCAAGATGAAATTCAGTTACTGATCGATATCATCGATAACGCAACCTATCTAAGGAGTGATCAAGGTGGCAAGGGGGGGCTGAATGACCAGTGTGAGTTTGTCGTCCTCGGGGATCTTAACAATGATCCTTATGATGGTGAGGGAGAGGCGAGCGTGATTCATTCGTTGCTTTCTCATCCGCGCCTCCATCGCCAAGTGGCGTTAGGGCGACAACAGCCTAGAAGCAAAGGGGCTTTCTTTCACGGCATATCGCTACAAAGACAGGATGTGCATCGTGCGGGTAAATCGGTATTTTGGACCCATCTCAACGGCTTACGTCTCGATTATGTGCTACCCAGTGCCGGACTAGCGGTGAAGGACAGCGGGGTGTTTTGGCCAGAAAAACGCGAACCTCATCGAAGCTTGCTTGAGGATGCACGGCGACGCCAGTTAGCGTCTGTGTATAGCGATCACCGATTAGTATGGGTGGATGTCGACTTCAAGTCTTAA
- a CDS encoding IS110 family transposase yields the protein MLDKQGKQVERKKLNRQQLIGYLSKLETCVIAMEACGTAHYWGRKIGQLGHSVVLLPAQHVKGYLRGQKNDYNDAKAIAEACQHGAIRPVAVKSLAQQDDQTFLLMRQHVSSDRKRLINHVRGLLAEYGVVLARGSQVLRKSLPFILEDVENGLTDEFRALLFRQYTQLERLDEELQWYDERLAEKVKQKDVCQRLIKVPGIGPVVSFSLRAWMGSGEQFKRGRDASAALGLVPKQFSTGGREVLLGITKRGNQQLRSFVVHGARAVVSRADGKTDRLSQWILRLVERRGFNKAVVALANKIIRIAWVIICRGESYKAPAAV from the coding sequence ATGTTGGACAAACAGGGTAAGCAAGTTGAGAGAAAGAAATTAAATCGACAACAGCTCATTGGCTATCTCTCGAAGCTAGAGACTTGTGTCATTGCGATGGAAGCATGCGGTACAGCGCATTACTGGGGACGAAAAATAGGCCAGCTAGGGCACTCTGTTGTATTACTTCCCGCTCAGCATGTGAAAGGCTATTTACGAGGCCAAAAGAATGACTATAACGATGCAAAGGCCATCGCAGAAGCGTGTCAGCACGGTGCGATTCGCCCCGTTGCGGTCAAATCCCTAGCGCAGCAAGACGACCAAACTTTTTTGCTCATGCGTCAACACGTGAGTAGTGACAGAAAGCGCTTAATCAATCATGTGAGAGGGTTGCTGGCGGAGTATGGGGTAGTGCTGGCGAGAGGAAGTCAGGTATTGCGTAAATCGCTGCCTTTTATTCTAGAAGATGTTGAGAACGGCTTAACCGACGAATTTCGAGCGCTTTTATTCAGGCAATACACACAACTCGAAAGGCTTGACGAAGAGCTACAGTGGTACGACGAAAGGTTGGCCGAAAAAGTGAAGCAAAAAGACGTTTGTCAGCGTTTGATAAAAGTGCCAGGTATTGGTCCCGTGGTGAGTTTTTCCTTAAGAGCCTGGATGGGAAGTGGTGAGCAATTTAAACGAGGGCGTGATGCGTCAGCAGCCTTAGGTTTAGTGCCCAAGCAATTTAGCACGGGAGGTCGAGAGGTATTGCTTGGCATTACAAAGCGAGGGAATCAGCAGTTAAGGTCATTCGTGGTTCATGGTGCAAGAGCGGTTGTGAGTCGAGCCGATGGCAAAACAGACAGGCTTAGTCAATGGATATTGCGGCTGGTTGAAAGGCGAGGTTTTAACAAGGCTGTGGTGGCGCTGGCGAATAAGATAATCCGTATCGCGTGGGTCATTATCTGTCGAGGAGAAAGCTATAAAGCGCCAGCGGCGGTTTAA